A single candidate division SR1 bacterium Aalborg_AAW-1 DNA region contains:
- the yhhQ gene encoding Inner membrane protein YhhQ: protein MSSSVRYHHYLPFLTGMFVAVVLVSGIVSTKIINVWGLHLDGGTLLFPLSYIFGDILTEVYGYKRSRIVIWTGLVAMVIMSVMIILIGVMPVGGEWPHQESYNNVLMLAPRIFLASIIAYTVGEFVNSYIIAKLKIHTRGKHLWLRLIGSTVVGQLIDTILFVVIAFAGLIGQGELFMIALSTYIFKIVLEVILFPFTKYVITRLKTTEKVDHFDHDTDFNPFVLD from the coding sequence ATGTCTTCTTCGGTTCGTTATCATCATTATCTCCCTTTTTTGACAGGTATGTTTGTAGCTGTAGTACTCGTATCTTGAATTGTATCTACGAAGATTATCAATGTATGGTGACTACATCTGGATGGAGGTACGTTGCTGTTTCCGCTGAGTTATATTTTTGGTGATATTTTGACGGAAGTCTACGGATATAAGAGATCTCGTATCGTGATTTGGACAGGTCTGGTCGCTATGGTAATTATGTCAGTGATGATTATCCTGATCGGTGTGATGCCTGTAGGTGGTGAATGGCCACACCAAGAATCGTACAATAATGTACTTATGCTTGCTCCAAGGATTTTTTTAGCAAGTATTATAGCCTATACGGTAGGAGAGTTTGTGAATTCGTATATCATTGCAAAGCTCAAAATTCATACAAGAGGAAAACACTTATGGTTGCGTTTGATTGGTTCTACGGTGGTTGGGCAGTTGATTGATACAATATTGTTTGTAGTGATTGCTTTTGCTTGACTCATAGGACAGTGAGAATTATTCATGATAGCGCTTTCGACCTATATTTTTAAGATTGTGTTAGAAGTCATATTATTCCCTTTCACCAAATATGTGATTACCAGATTGAAGACTACTGAGAAAGTAGATCATTTTGATCATGATACGGATTTTAATCCTTTTGTATTGGATTAG
- a CDS encoding Integral membrane protein TerC family protein, with protein MLRKYFFRAIVFTIVCLVTGFFYGYSLGGREVALSSVFIIIVLGLLETSISFDNAIVNVNVLKGMNDTRQKRFLTRGMVIAVFGMRVVFPVLLVAIFAGMTPWAALSLAVTDPSQYGHILNDSHIVIAGFGGAFLMMVGLKFFFNKEKSIHWLRRFEQSLTKLGQMEAIEAATVLIVLEVFSYFIDPAHAHEFFVAGVWGVVLYILINGIGSFFGHGEHGANMVVKTGLVSFIYLEILDASFSLDGVIGAFALSNNIFIIAMGLGIGAFFVRSFTIYMLRQGTLQSYRYLEHGAFYAVIALAIMMLIGAVVHLPEVVVGGIGLIFIVLSFYSSWKVNQEHRFPILRWLGLKK; from the coding sequence ATGTTAAGAAAATATTTTTTTCGAGCGATTGTATTTACTATTGTATGTCTTGTCACAGGTTTCTTCTATGGGTATTCGCTGTGATGACGAGAAGTAGCACTATCGAGTGTCTTTATTATCATCGTATTGGGGTTGTTAGAAACTTCTATCTCGTTTGATAATGCTATCGTGAATGTTAATGTCCTAAAAGGCATGAACGATACGCGACAAAAAAGATTTCTGACACGATGAATGGTGATTGCTGTCTTCGGGATGAGAGTAGTATTCCCTGTTTTGCTTGTTGCGATTTTTGCTGGTATGACACCTTGGGCTGCCTTGAGTTTGGCGGTTACTGATCCTAGTCAATATGGTCATATCTTGAATGATTCTCATATTGTGATTGCTGGTTTTGGAGGAGCGTTCTTGATGATGGTGGGATTGAAATTTTTCTTCAATAAAGAGAAATCTATTCACTGGCTCAGAAGATTCGAGCAAAGTTTGACCAAACTAGGACAGATGGAAGCTATTGAAGCAGCAACGGTATTGATAGTTTTAGAAGTATTTTCTTATTTTATCGACCCAGCTCATGCCCATGAATTCTTTGTAGCTGGAGTATGGTGAGTAGTATTATATATTCTTATCAATGGTATTGGATCATTCTTCTGACATGGTGAACATGGAGCCAATATGGTCGTGAAAACTGGTCTGGTAAGTTTTATTTACCTTGAAATCTTGGACGCATCATTTTCATTAGATGGAGTGATTGGAGCATTCGCATTATCAAACAACATTTTTATCATCGCTATGGGATTGGGTATTGGAGCATTCTTCGTGCGTAGTTTTACCATCTATATGCTCAGACAAGGGACCTTACAGTCATATCGTTATCTTGAACATGGAGCATTCTATGCAGTGATTGCATTAGCTATTATGATGTTGATTGGTGCGGTTGTTCATCTTCCAGAAGTAGTGGTTGGAGGGATTGGATTGATATTTATTGTCTTGTCGTTTTATAGTTCATGGAAAGTGAA